One window from the genome of Arthrobacter sp. FW305-BF8 encodes:
- a CDS encoding MFS transporter: MSNHHAAATTAVAAAESPAADRGKRIRDLIAVNFGNTLEWYDWTIYSIFAPYFAVQFFKPDNPMSALLSTLAVFAVGFVTRPLGGFLFGAYADRAGRRKSLTVAMMLTAFGSIAIAIAPTYGSVGVLASVLLLTARLLQGLAHGGEMGTSVTYLVERAPNGRRALFGSTSWVSVVLGTILATITGLLLTSSLPSEDMKAWGWRIAFGIGGVLGLYALYLRRRLTETDAFKQATHTEEPQPAAAQDQPTQHVSALPAKRGLLHYWRSILIVFGLSAGGSVMFYTWLIYMPTYAQVHYKQEASSALVASLIAQVFFLGAVLGAGWLGDRIGRKPLVIAFGAAFVLLTIPIYNLVDGTFATLLLAMLASLTAMALLFGVNGAVWAEVFPTKVRAAGVAGPLSFATAIFGGTAPYVNTALGQAGHQDWFLFYLVGVAAITLLTGILMRETKNNSLVRGA; encoded by the coding sequence ATGAGCAACCACCACGCCGCCGCAACGACCGCCGTGGCCGCAGCCGAAAGCCCCGCCGCGGACAGGGGCAAGAGGATCCGGGACCTCATCGCAGTCAACTTCGGCAACACCCTGGAGTGGTACGACTGGACCATCTACTCGATCTTCGCCCCCTACTTCGCCGTCCAGTTCTTCAAGCCGGACAACCCGATGTCCGCGCTCCTCTCGACCCTGGCCGTCTTCGCCGTAGGGTTCGTCACCCGACCCCTGGGCGGCTTCCTGTTCGGCGCATACGCAGACCGGGCAGGCCGCCGCAAGAGCCTCACCGTCGCCATGATGCTCACGGCCTTTGGCAGTATTGCCATCGCCATCGCCCCCACCTACGGCTCGGTCGGTGTCCTCGCATCCGTCCTCCTGCTCACCGCCCGACTCCTGCAGGGCCTGGCACACGGCGGCGAAATGGGTACCTCCGTGACCTACCTGGTCGAACGCGCCCCAAACGGCCGCCGCGCACTGTTCGGCAGCACATCCTGGGTCAGCGTCGTCCTCGGAACCATCCTCGCCACCATCACCGGCCTCCTCCTGACATCAAGCCTTCCCTCCGAGGACATGAAAGCCTGGGGCTGGCGCATCGCCTTCGGCATCGGCGGCGTCCTCGGCCTCTACGCCCTCTACCTGCGTCGACGCCTCACTGAAACCGACGCCTTCAAACAAGCCACCCACACAGAGGAACCCCAGCCTGCAGCCGCCCAAGATCAGCCCACCCAACACGTCTCCGCCCTTCCTGCAAAACGAGGGCTGCTGCACTACTGGCGGTCAATCCTCATCGTCTTCGGCCTGTCAGCAGGCGGCTCAGTCATGTTCTACACCTGGCTGATCTACATGCCCACCTACGCCCAGGTCCACTACAAGCAGGAAGCTTCCAGCGCACTCGTCGCCAGCCTCATCGCCCAGGTCTTCTTCCTCGGAGCCGTCCTCGGCGCAGGATGGCTCGGAGACCGTATCGGACGCAAACCCCTGGTTATAGCCTTCGGCGCAGCATTCGTCCTCCTGACCATCCCCATCTACAACCTTGTTGACGGCACCTTCGCAACCCTGCTCCTGGCCATGCTCGCATCCCTGACAGCCATGGCCCTGCTCTTCGGAGTCAACGGGGCAGTCTGGGCAGAAGTGTTCCCCACCAAAGTCCGCGCCGCAGGAGTCGCAGGCCCTCTCTCATTCGCCACAGCCATATTCGGAGGGACCGCGCCCTACGTGAACACAGCCCTGGGACAGGCAGGCCACCAGGACTGGTTCCTCTTCTACCTCGTAGGAGTCGCCGCCATCACCCTGCTCACCGGCATCCTGATGCGCGAAACCAAAAACAACAGCCTCGTCCGCGGGGCATAA
- a CDS encoding glycoside hydrolase family 2 TIM barrel-domain containing protein, translating into MSPRPAEATASTAYVTDPGPGEGRREPARSWLHTDAPSLSLDGQWRFRLLKGVPGTPGGRGVLSPGEAAEAMAAAEYDDSSWASLTVPSHWVLQGDGSYGRPIYTNVQFPFPIDPPFVPDENPTGDYRRTFELPDGWKADDTGGESRVVLRFDGVESRYKVWVNGTEIGWGAGSRLAQEFDVTDAVSTGTNTIAVRVHQWSASSYLEDQDQWWLPGIFRSVTLLSRPADGIEDVWLRTGYNDGAGTLEPEVKAPASSYPVRLRVPELGIDVEWANPGDVAPVPVSAVEPWTAETPRLYDATVASKAETVSLRIGFRTVEIVGDQFLVNGRKVVFHGVNRHETHPTLGRVFDEDFAREDLALMKRSNVNAIRTSHYPPHPRLLELADEMGFWVILECDLETHGFERHGWARNPSDEPMWREALLDRIERTVERDKNRPSIVMWSLGNESGTGQNLAAMSAWVHARDAGRPVHYENDYAGAYTDVYSRMYATLPEVETIGRDGDTTPLLGCSPAEGARQRTKPFILCEYVHAMGNGPGNISLYEDLIAKYPRLHGGFVWEWRDHGIAARTADGTEYFAYGGDFGEEIHDGNFVLDGLILSDSTPSPGLYEFKTVVAPVRLAFDGLEPGGKPFIRVTNLRHSADLGDMVFRWRIEDDGEPVASGELAVDGLDGGPLTPGASAAVPLPVSAEGCTGEVWVTVEAVLEQDAGWAHSGHEVASAQGRLASPARRPLPFAAGLLGGNWRPGEGAGLLELGPAVFDEGRLVTLAGLPVDGPRLELFRAPTDNDRGESRGGYIDTDPWAPDADGIPGVGAPGPSSAARWHAAGLDRLHGRVEAVEVLDDRALRVRTRYAAADQVRTVTVEEQWILDPEGLWLRVDILPSSDWDGVWPRVGVRFGLPADVDAASWFGLGPHESYPDSLEAALVGRYAAGIDQLAVPYACPQETGHRGGMRSLDLLRGSEPWVRVDAFADSRGRLPGFTLSRYTAQELAAARHPHELPAATRSWLYLDAAQHGLGTRSCGPDVWPESALAPEARTLTFRLAASE; encoded by the coding sequence ATGAGCCCCCGTCCAGCGGAGGCCACAGCCTCCACCGCCTACGTCACCGACCCGGGCCCGGGAGAAGGACGGCGAGAACCGGCCCGTTCCTGGCTTCACACCGACGCCCCGTCCCTGTCCCTCGACGGGCAATGGCGATTCCGACTCCTCAAGGGAGTCCCCGGAACACCCGGCGGGCGTGGGGTGCTGTCCCCGGGGGAGGCCGCGGAGGCGATGGCCGCTGCGGAGTACGACGACTCTTCGTGGGCGTCGCTGACCGTACCCTCCCACTGGGTGCTCCAGGGCGACGGATCGTACGGCCGCCCGATCTACACGAACGTGCAGTTCCCGTTCCCAATCGACCCGCCGTTCGTCCCCGACGAAAACCCCACCGGGGACTATCGCCGTACGTTCGAGCTGCCCGACGGCTGGAAGGCCGACGACACAGGCGGCGAGAGCCGCGTCGTCCTGCGCTTTGACGGCGTCGAATCCCGGTACAAGGTATGGGTCAACGGCACAGAGATCGGATGGGGCGCCGGAAGTCGCCTCGCCCAGGAGTTCGACGTCACCGACGCCGTCAGCACAGGTACCAACACCATCGCAGTCCGCGTCCATCAATGGTCCGCTTCCAGCTACCTCGAAGACCAAGACCAGTGGTGGCTGCCGGGAATTTTCCGATCGGTGACCCTCTTGTCCCGCCCGGCCGATGGCATCGAGGACGTGTGGCTCCGGACCGGCTACAACGACGGGGCGGGGACCCTGGAACCGGAAGTGAAAGCGCCGGCATCGTCGTACCCTGTTCGCCTCCGCGTACCCGAGCTCGGCATCGACGTCGAGTGGGCCAATCCCGGTGATGTTGCACCGGTACCTGTTTCTGCCGTCGAGCCCTGGACCGCCGAAACCCCGCGGCTCTACGATGCGACCGTGGCCAGCAAGGCCGAGACGGTGTCACTGCGGATCGGCTTCCGCACCGTAGAAATCGTGGGAGACCAATTTCTGGTCAACGGACGCAAAGTGGTGTTCCACGGTGTCAATCGCCACGAGACCCACCCCACGCTCGGCCGCGTCTTCGACGAGGACTTCGCCCGCGAGGACCTCGCGCTCATGAAGCGCTCCAACGTCAACGCAATCCGTACCAGCCACTACCCGCCCCACCCGCGACTGCTCGAGCTCGCGGACGAGATGGGCTTCTGGGTAATCCTCGAGTGCGACCTCGAAACGCACGGGTTCGAGCGGCACGGCTGGGCCCGGAACCCGAGCGACGAGCCGATGTGGCGCGAGGCGCTCCTTGACCGGATCGAACGGACCGTGGAGCGGGACAAGAACCGTCCCTCGATCGTCATGTGGTCCCTCGGCAACGAGTCCGGCACAGGACAGAATCTCGCCGCTATGTCCGCGTGGGTGCATGCACGGGATGCGGGCAGACCAGTCCACTACGAGAACGACTACGCCGGCGCGTACACCGACGTGTACTCCCGCATGTACGCGACACTGCCCGAGGTGGAGACAATCGGCCGCGACGGCGACACCACACCGCTGCTGGGCTGCTCCCCTGCCGAGGGGGCGCGGCAGCGGACCAAGCCGTTTATTCTGTGCGAGTACGTCCACGCAATGGGCAACGGGCCCGGGAACATATCGCTGTACGAGGACCTCATCGCGAAATACCCGCGGCTGCACGGCGGGTTCGTCTGGGAGTGGCGCGACCACGGTATCGCCGCCCGTACCGCGGACGGCACCGAATACTTCGCCTACGGCGGCGACTTCGGCGAGGAAATCCATGACGGCAACTTCGTGCTCGACGGCCTCATCCTCTCCGACTCCACGCCCTCGCCGGGACTATATGAGTTCAAGACCGTCGTGGCGCCCGTGAGACTTGCCTTTGACGGGCTCGAGCCGGGCGGCAAGCCCTTTATACGGGTGACCAACCTGCGACACAGCGCGGATCTGGGAGACATGGTCTTTCGCTGGCGGATCGAGGACGACGGCGAACCAGTCGCCTCCGGTGAGCTCGCCGTCGATGGGCTCGACGGCGGCCCACTCACCCCTGGCGCCTCGGCCGCGGTCCCCCTTCCGGTGTCCGCCGAGGGATGCACTGGAGAGGTATGGGTGACCGTCGAGGCGGTCCTCGAGCAGGATGCCGGGTGGGCGCATTCCGGGCACGAAGTCGCCTCAGCGCAGGGCCGCCTCGCGTCGCCCGCGAGGCGCCCGCTGCCGTTTGCAGCCGGGCTCCTGGGCGGAAATTGGCGGCCGGGAGAAGGCGCCGGGCTCCTGGAGCTCGGGCCGGCAGTCTTCGATGAAGGGCGGCTCGTTACACTCGCTGGCCTCCCTGTGGATGGGCCCCGGCTTGAGCTGTTCCGGGCGCCCACGGACAATGACCGCGGCGAATCCCGGGGCGGATACATCGACACCGACCCTTGGGCACCAGACGCAGACGGCATCCCGGGTGTAGGAGCTCCCGGGCCTTCGTCGGCAGCGCGTTGGCACGCGGCCGGTCTGGACCGGCTGCACGGGCGTGTTGAGGCAGTCGAAGTGCTCGATGACCGTGCCCTCCGCGTGCGCACCCGGTACGCCGCGGCGGACCAGGTGCGCACCGTCACCGTCGAGGAGCAATGGATTCTCGACCCCGAAGGTTTGTGGCTGCGGGTGGACATTCTGCCATCCTCCGATTGGGACGGTGTGTGGCCCCGTGTCGGTGTGCGGTTCGGGCTGCCCGCCGACGTGGACGCGGCGTCATGGTTCGGGCTGGGACCGCACGAGTCCTACCCTGACAGCCTCGAAGCCGCGCTTGTGGGACGGTACGCAGCCGGGATCGATCAGCTCGCCGTGCCGTATGCGTGCCCGCAGGAGACCGGTCACCGCGGAGGTATGCGCTCCCTCGACCTGCTCCGGGGCTCGGAGCCGTGGGTACGGGTAGACGCGTTCGCGGACTCGCGGGGCCGCCTGCCGGGCTTCACCCTGAGCCGGTACACGGCCCAGGAGCTCGCCGCGGCCCGGCACCCGCATGAGCTGCCCGCGGCCACGCGTTCATGGTTATACCTCGACGCGGCCCAGCACGGGCTCGGCACTCGCTCGTGTGGCCCGGATGTCTGGCCCGAGTCCGCCTTGGCGCCGGAGGCGCGGACGCTCACCTTCCGCCTGGCGGCCTCCGAATGA
- the hutU gene encoding urocanate hydratase, whose protein sequence is MAPADFTTGARPVKAARGIDLTAKSWQTEAPLRMLMNNLDPEVAERPDDLVVYGGTGRAVRSWAAFDAITSTLETMEKDETLLVQSGKPVGVFRTNEWAPRVLLANSNLVGDWATWPEFRRLEAEGLMMYGQMTAGSWIYIGTQGILQGTFETFAAIARKLTGDETGILAGTLTLTGGCGGMGGAQPLAVTLNDGACLIVDVDETRLRRRAGKRYLDEVETDLDAAIAKVLKAKEERRGWSVGYVGNAAEVFPEILRRHKAGELTVDIVTDQTSAHDPLSYLPEGIAVEEWRREAEADPEGFTKKAQASMARHVQAMVEFQDAGAEVFDYGNSIRDEARKGGYTRAFEFPGFVPAYIRPLFCEGLGPFRWVALSGDPEDIRVTDEAIKELFPENKHLHRWIDAAQERVEFEGLPARICWLGYGERAKAGLLFNQLVKDGKVKAPIVIGRDHLDSGSVASPYRETEAMADGSDAIADWPMLNALLNTASGATWVSLHHGGGVGIGRSIHAGQVSVADGTDLAAQKLERLLTNDPGMGVIRHADAGYDRALDVAKERGVRIPMNEVKI, encoded by the coding sequence ATGGCACCCGCCGATTTCACCACCGGTGCCCGCCCGGTCAAAGCTGCCCGCGGCATCGATCTCACCGCGAAGTCCTGGCAGACGGAAGCCCCGCTGCGCATGCTCATGAATAACCTTGACCCCGAGGTGGCCGAGCGCCCGGATGACCTGGTGGTCTACGGCGGCACCGGCCGCGCCGTCCGGTCCTGGGCCGCGTTCGACGCCATCACCAGCACCTTGGAAACCATGGAAAAGGACGAAACCCTGCTGGTCCAGTCCGGCAAGCCCGTGGGCGTGTTCCGCACCAACGAGTGGGCGCCGCGGGTCCTGCTGGCCAACTCCAACCTGGTGGGCGACTGGGCCACCTGGCCCGAATTCCGCCGGCTCGAGGCCGAGGGCCTGATGATGTACGGCCAGATGACCGCCGGATCCTGGATCTACATCGGCACCCAGGGCATCCTGCAGGGCACCTTCGAGACCTTCGCCGCCATCGCCCGCAAGCTCACCGGGGACGAGACCGGCATCCTGGCGGGAACCCTCACCCTCACCGGCGGCTGCGGCGGCATGGGCGGCGCCCAGCCGCTGGCCGTCACCCTGAACGACGGCGCGTGCCTGATTGTCGACGTCGACGAGACCCGCCTGCGCCGCCGCGCCGGCAAGCGCTACCTGGACGAGGTGGAAACAGACCTCGACGCCGCCATCGCCAAAGTACTCAAGGCCAAGGAGGAACGGCGCGGCTGGTCCGTCGGGTATGTGGGCAACGCCGCCGAGGTGTTCCCCGAAATCCTCCGCCGCCACAAGGCCGGCGAACTGACCGTGGACATCGTCACGGACCAGACCAGCGCGCACGATCCGCTGTCCTACCTGCCCGAAGGTATTGCGGTGGAGGAGTGGCGCCGGGAGGCCGAGGCGGACCCGGAAGGGTTCACCAAGAAGGCCCAGGCGTCCATGGCACGGCACGTCCAGGCCATGGTGGAATTCCAGGACGCCGGCGCCGAGGTGTTCGACTACGGCAACTCCATCCGCGACGAGGCCCGCAAGGGCGGCTACACCCGGGCCTTCGAGTTCCCCGGCTTCGTCCCGGCCTATATCCGGCCGCTGTTCTGCGAGGGCCTGGGCCCGTTCCGCTGGGTGGCCCTCTCCGGTGACCCCGAGGATATCCGCGTCACGGACGAAGCCATCAAGGAACTCTTTCCGGAGAACAAGCACCTGCACCGGTGGATCGACGCGGCGCAGGAGCGGGTTGAGTTCGAAGGCCTGCCGGCACGCATCTGCTGGCTTGGCTACGGTGAACGCGCCAAGGCCGGGCTGCTGTTCAACCAGCTGGTCAAGGACGGCAAGGTCAAAGCGCCCATCGTCATCGGCCGGGACCACCTTGATTCCGGCTCCGTCGCATCCCCGTACCGGGAAACCGAGGCCATGGCAGATGGTTCGGATGCCATCGCCGACTGGCCCATGCTGAACGCCCTGCTGAACACCGCCTCCGGTGCCACCTGGGTGTCGCTGCACCACGGCGGCGGCGTGGGCATCGGCCGGTCCATCCACGCCGGCCAGGTCTCCGTCGCCGACGGAACCGACCTCGCAGCCCAGAAACTCGAGCGCCTCCTCACCAACGACCCCGGCATGGGCGTCATCCGCCACGCCGACGCCGGCTACGACCGCGCCCTCGACGTCGCCAAGGAACGCGGCGTCCGCATCCCCATGAACGAGGTGAAAATCTAG
- a CDS encoding TetR/AcrR family transcriptional regulator, with translation MTKKANARSGPRGPYAKTAERQRQILEAAVEVFGSRGYNGGSIQDVADRAGINQTTLLHHFPTKAQLLVAVLEYRDRISTSTPGTRARFAETIVRQAKHNERIPHLVELYSVLSGEATTEDHPARNYFVQRFARLRKEYSGELRYLASIGRLRPGVDPDVAGPTIVALWEGIQTEWLLNPDTVDVPGILKGYLDLILVPEENAGWSSGTETPVEALNTL, from the coding sequence ATGACTAAGAAGGCGAACGCACGCTCAGGCCCGCGCGGCCCCTACGCCAAGACCGCTGAGCGCCAACGGCAAATTCTTGAAGCCGCCGTAGAGGTCTTCGGGTCACGGGGCTACAACGGCGGCAGCATCCAGGACGTCGCGGACCGGGCAGGGATCAACCAGACCACGCTCCTCCACCATTTCCCCACCAAGGCTCAGCTGCTCGTGGCGGTGCTCGAGTACCGCGACCGGATCTCCACGAGCACCCCGGGCACACGGGCGCGGTTTGCCGAAACCATCGTGCGGCAGGCGAAACACAATGAGCGGATTCCCCACCTCGTAGAGCTCTACTCCGTCCTCTCCGGAGAAGCCACGACTGAGGACCACCCGGCCCGTAACTACTTCGTCCAACGCTTCGCCCGGCTTCGGAAGGAATACAGTGGGGAGCTGCGGTACCTCGCGAGCATTGGCCGGCTTCGGCCGGGCGTCGACCCAGATGTCGCGGGCCCTACCATCGTGGCTCTATGGGAAGGAATTCAAACCGAGTGGCTCCTCAATCCTGACACCGTGGACGTGCCCGGCATCCTCAAGGGCTACCTCGACCTGATCCTTGTGCCGGAAGAAAATGCAGGGTGGTCATCTGGTACCGAGACCCCCGTGGAAGCGCTGAATACACTTTGA
- a CDS encoding carbohydrate ABC transporter permease, translated as MTATPTLSRPQSVAGEPPVTRRRRPGSTTILVTGLLVVAALYFLVPVYWVVVAATKTSGDLFATNGFLFAPNFVLWDNLANVLSYGDGVFVRWFLNSILYAGVGALAATYFAAAGGYALAKYNFRGNSLIFGLVLGGVLVPGTATALPLFLFFSQLGIANTYWSVLLPSLVSPFGLFLCRVYAQATVDPALLEAARIDGAGELRIFHSVGLRVLTPALVTVFLFQLVGIWNNYFLPLVMLSDSKLFPITVGLNNWLSQADRLPEFYQLTTGGVLLSVIPLAIAMIVLQRFWRGGLTEGAVK; from the coding sequence ATGACTGCCACTCCCACCCTTAGCCGGCCCCAGAGCGTCGCCGGGGAGCCACCTGTGACGCGGCGCCGACGCCCGGGCTCCACAACGATTCTTGTCACGGGGCTGCTTGTCGTAGCCGCGCTCTACTTCCTGGTCCCGGTCTATTGGGTGGTGGTCGCTGCGACCAAGACCAGCGGAGACCTGTTCGCGACCAACGGTTTCTTGTTCGCGCCTAATTTCGTCCTATGGGACAACCTGGCGAACGTCCTCTCCTACGGGGACGGCGTCTTTGTGCGCTGGTTCCTCAACTCAATTCTGTATGCAGGGGTTGGCGCATTGGCCGCGACGTACTTCGCCGCTGCTGGCGGCTACGCCTTGGCCAAGTACAACTTCCGGGGCAACAGTCTCATCTTCGGGCTCGTCCTCGGAGGCGTCCTCGTCCCCGGCACCGCCACAGCCCTGCCCCTGTTTCTGTTCTTCAGCCAGCTCGGCATCGCCAACACGTACTGGAGCGTCCTGTTGCCCTCACTCGTCTCGCCGTTTGGCCTGTTTCTGTGTCGGGTTTATGCGCAGGCAACAGTGGATCCGGCGCTGTTGGAGGCTGCGCGAATCGACGGCGCGGGCGAACTTCGCATCTTCCACTCCGTGGGGCTGCGGGTTCTCACTCCCGCCCTGGTGACGGTGTTCTTGTTCCAGCTCGTGGGCATCTGGAACAACTACTTCCTGCCGCTGGTGATGCTCTCCGACTCGAAGCTGTTCCCCATCACGGTAGGTCTGAATAACTGGCTTAGCCAGGCAGACCGGCTCCCGGAGTTCTACCAGCTGACCACCGGCGGCGTACTGCTGTCTGTCATCCCGCTCGCCATCGCCATGATCGTCCTTCAGCGCTTCTGGCGTGGAGGCCTCACAGAAGGAGCCGTCAAATGA
- a CDS encoding carbohydrate ABC transporter permease: MSATADTAQAHPSAVQREGHGRARQQRRVVTRAPWILLAPFLALFALTFIFPIIAAVGSSFTKVTRSGLFGETGVHSGFAGFENYARALGDGSFLASIGRVLLFGVVQVPVMIALCTVLALLLESASAKWPGFFRAAYFMPYGVPGVIATILWSFLYVPGLSPLVDAATSVGLTVNFLGPDTVLWSIANIVTWSYTGYNMLIVIAQLKSIPGEIYEAARVDGAGPFRVAWTIQLPLIRPALVLTTVFSIIGTLQLFAEAQVLQTVAPAVDSQYTPNLSAYTTAFAYNDYNVAAAQAVLIALAAFILSFTFLRFTNRKSS, translated from the coding sequence ATGAGCGCCACGGCAGATACCGCACAAGCACATCCGTCAGCAGTCCAGCGGGAGGGGCACGGACGGGCAAGGCAGCAGCGCCGCGTCGTCACCCGTGCACCCTGGATACTGCTCGCGCCCTTCCTGGCGCTCTTTGCCCTCACGTTCATCTTCCCGATCATCGCTGCTGTCGGTTCGAGCTTTACGAAAGTGACCCGCAGTGGCCTCTTCGGCGAGACGGGCGTCCACTCCGGGTTTGCGGGGTTCGAGAACTATGCCCGCGCCCTCGGGGACGGTAGCTTCCTCGCCTCGATCGGCCGCGTACTGCTCTTCGGCGTGGTCCAGGTTCCTGTCATGATCGCCCTATGTACAGTCCTTGCGCTCCTGCTGGAGTCGGCCTCGGCTAAGTGGCCCGGGTTCTTCCGCGCGGCCTACTTCATGCCGTACGGCGTGCCGGGTGTCATCGCGACCATTCTCTGGTCTTTTCTCTACGTCCCGGGCCTGAGCCCGCTCGTGGACGCTGCCACGTCCGTAGGCCTCACCGTGAACTTCCTCGGCCCGGACACCGTGCTGTGGTCCATCGCCAACATCGTTACGTGGAGCTACACGGGCTACAACATGCTCATCGTCATAGCCCAGCTTAAGTCGATCCCCGGCGAGATATATGAAGCTGCGCGCGTGGACGGTGCCGGGCCCTTCCGTGTCGCGTGGACCATTCAGCTGCCGCTTATCCGGCCCGCTCTCGTGCTCACAACGGTGTTCTCGATCATCGGCACGCTTCAACTTTTCGCCGAGGCGCAAGTCCTTCAGACTGTGGCTCCGGCCGTCGACAGCCAATACACCCCGAACCTCTCCGCCTACACCACTGCCTTTGCATACAACGACTACAACGTCGCCGCAGCCCAGGCCGTGCTCATTGCCCTCGCGGCCTTCATCCTCTCCTTCACCTTCCTCCGGTTCACGAACAGGAAGTCCTCATGA
- a CDS encoding flavin reductase family protein: MKYNPATEPSPLPYSPFKSCTVPRPIGWLSSVSTSGVENIAPYSQWQNLTFDPPMVMFSANQYPDGRRKDTVINAESTGWFVWNMATYPLREAVNKSAMALGPEESEFEHLGLTRTYAENFPVPMVQESPVKFECKYHSTHRIPGASAVGTVDIIFATVETVHIDDEVITVDGRLDIKKIEPIARLGYFDYTVVRETFEMRVPGADEDAQMGLEGRAA; encoded by the coding sequence GTGAAGTACAACCCAGCAACCGAGCCCAGCCCCTTGCCCTACTCCCCCTTTAAAAGCTGCACCGTCCCCCGCCCCATCGGCTGGCTTTCCAGCGTGAGCACCAGCGGGGTGGAAAACATCGCCCCCTACAGCCAGTGGCAGAACCTGACCTTTGACCCGCCGATGGTGATGTTCTCAGCGAACCAGTACCCGGACGGGCGCCGGAAGGACACCGTCATCAACGCCGAATCCACAGGCTGGTTCGTCTGGAACATGGCTACTTACCCGCTGCGCGAAGCTGTGAACAAGAGCGCGATGGCGCTGGGCCCTGAGGAAAGTGAATTTGAGCATCTGGGACTCACGCGCACCTACGCTGAGAACTTCCCGGTACCGATGGTGCAGGAAAGCCCGGTCAAGTTCGAATGCAAGTACCATTCCACGCACCGCATTCCCGGGGCCTCTGCAGTGGGGACTGTGGACATCATCTTTGCGACCGTGGAGACAGTGCATATCGATGACGAAGTCATCACCGTCGACGGCCGGCTGGACATTAAGAAGATCGAACCCATCGCACGACTTGGCTACTTCGATTACACCGTCGTGCGTGAGACATTTGAAATGCGGGTTCCTGGCGCCGACGAAGACGCCCAGATGGGTCTGGAAGGACGAGCAGCATGA
- a CDS encoding ABC transporter substrate-binding protein, whose translation MPSLTRRQLLCGGLGASAFALLTGCATPGTVSVNAAPAIPAASTGEKVTLTYWSWLKNVQKVADIWNASHPNVQVETVWIPSGNRGGYSKLYAALAAGGGPDLAQVEMRTVPEFMLVNGLVDLSRYGAREYAHLYDPALWSQVSFSGGVYGIPQDSGPMATFYRPDVLAKVGAAAPVTWEEWAAVGKELRGANAYIDCFSLADTSYFVSFAAQAGASWLRPAEDGWVINMTDDSTLNVARFFDRAIDDGIVTTAYGPFTPGWYAAAAKGELASLTSGSWADALVQSVSGGAGKWRVAPMPIWDPRGYGSSYLGGSTAAVLANSKHPREALEFAVWMTSTQAGIDAEIANSGIGWSPVPGIIGAKRERPSDFFGGQNYNQDVIVPASKSQNMDWSWWPVTTQSFNILGDGFRRKASGTSLVDTVAAAEQQIMTAFRNKGLTIRKEQA comes from the coding sequence ATGCCATCTCTGACACGACGACAACTCCTTTGCGGTGGACTCGGCGCCTCCGCCTTTGCCCTTCTCACCGGATGCGCCACTCCGGGCACTGTTTCCGTCAATGCCGCACCTGCCATTCCTGCGGCCAGTACCGGTGAGAAGGTGACACTCACGTACTGGTCTTGGCTCAAGAATGTTCAGAAGGTCGCCGATATCTGGAACGCGAGCCACCCCAATGTCCAGGTTGAGACGGTCTGGATCCCCAGCGGCAACCGTGGTGGGTACTCCAAGCTTTACGCCGCGCTAGCGGCGGGCGGCGGCCCTGACCTAGCGCAGGTTGAAATGCGTACCGTTCCTGAGTTCATGCTCGTCAACGGGCTCGTGGATCTCTCGCGCTACGGTGCCCGTGAATACGCACACCTTTATGACCCCGCACTTTGGAGCCAGGTGAGCTTCTCCGGGGGCGTCTACGGCATCCCCCAGGACTCGGGGCCGATGGCCACGTTCTACCGCCCCGACGTCCTGGCCAAGGTAGGCGCGGCGGCACCGGTGACTTGGGAGGAGTGGGCAGCCGTTGGGAAGGAACTCCGCGGTGCCAACGCCTACATCGACTGCTTTTCTCTCGCGGACACCTCCTACTTCGTCTCTTTCGCCGCACAGGCTGGCGCTTCCTGGCTGCGCCCAGCCGAGGACGGATGGGTCATCAACATGACCGACGACTCAACGCTGAACGTCGCGCGTTTCTTTGACCGGGCAATCGACGACGGCATCGTCACCACCGCCTATGGACCCTTCACCCCCGGCTGGTACGCGGCGGCTGCGAAGGGGGAGCTCGCGTCGCTCACGAGCGGCAGCTGGGCCGATGCCCTTGTGCAGAGCGTCAGCGGCGGAGCGGGCAAGTGGCGCGTGGCGCCCATGCCCATTTGGGACCCCAGAGGGTATGGCTCAAGCTACCTCGGCGGCTCCACCGCGGCGGTCCTGGCTAACAGCAAGCACCCCCGCGAGGCCCTCGAGTTCGCTGTCTGGATGACGTCCACGCAGGCCGGCATCGACGCCGAGATCGCCAACAGTGGCATCGGATGGTCGCCCGTGCCGGGCATCATCGGTGCAAAGCGCGAGAGGCCCTCCGACTTTTTCGGGGGGCAGAACTACAACCAGGACGTGATCGTGCCGGCGAGTAAGTCGCAGAACATGGACTGGTCTTGGTGGCCCGTCACCACGCAGTCTTTCAACATCCTGGGCGACGGGTTCCGCCGTAAGGCATCGGGCACGAGCCTAGTCGACACCGTAGCAGCCGCCGAGCAGCAGATCATGACCGCCTTCAGGAACAAAGGTCTGACGATTAGGAAGGAGCAGGCATGA